Proteins encoded by one window of Chondromyces crocatus:
- the glnD gene encoding [protein-PII] uridylyltransferase, which yields MSFVVGVHAGPSSAVAELRAAYAEGRAALDEQVTRVVAVPGEASAEAIAQVGIALGRERARLVDDLLVRLFSATREPREGGWGASERSIWDEVALAAVGSYGRGAVALRSDLDLRIIARDVQEAATVVESLLYPLWDMGVSVGHQVVSIEDLIASARDDLPSATTLLDWRHLAGDRDLSESLWQRAVTGLLAHSELPLFIERLRQEVEQRHARFGGSVYLLEPDVKNGAGGLRDLDIARWASKARWGAGEVEALVRFGALVTREAAEIRAAEDTLWRLRNLLHAGANRRNDRLTFDKQEACAAALGYGAGDEAVERMMSDYYRSARTISRTLEMLLTRATPTLTRRRRHEEDLGGGLRLFDGCVALANPPDLRTDPALALRAFSVAVERGLPLLGPTREAIARASAEPAFCAALRESAEAAQRFLALLVTCKETQLKSGSPIREMHELGLLLAMIPEFSPVVGRVHHDVYHVYTVDVHSVAAVDRLAEVTRGDLAAEFGLPCRLAAEVSRPEVLFAATLLHDVGKAIGGTEHSQRGAEMAQGILARLGLPPQDVAEACHLILKHLVMYHVATRRDLDDPAAIAEFCREVNGREGLRNLYLLTVADLSTTSPTSMTSWKARMLDELYLAADASLAGQVVDDERLDRAVAEATRAVASVPLAEEAERAELHAFTRDYLASMPERYLLSNGAPAIAAHATVAWEQERSQALARVALVPSRHPEAAELCVAAWDRPGLLAALTAAIAASRLVVHAAQIHSRTTGAGQIQAVDLFWVRDRGDGVEGVARSIPKLVRDMHAVLSGEVEGAALVQQRAASFRERKSPRVRTQVKVDNRASPRHSVLEIFTRDRPGLLFTISDALYQVGLSIAVAKINTEGTRVADVFYVNEAGGEKIAPGRRTAEIRERIEAVLRETEREEGIVG from the coding sequence ATGAGCTTCGTCGTGGGGGTGCATGCGGGGCCGTCGTCGGCGGTGGCCGAGCTGCGGGCGGCGTATGCCGAGGGGCGCGCGGCGCTGGACGAGCAGGTGACGCGCGTGGTCGCCGTGCCAGGAGAGGCGTCGGCGGAGGCGATCGCGCAGGTGGGGATCGCGCTCGGGCGGGAGCGGGCGCGGCTCGTGGACGATCTGCTGGTGAGGCTGTTCTCCGCGACGCGGGAGCCGCGCGAGGGGGGATGGGGGGCGTCGGAGCGGAGCATCTGGGACGAGGTGGCCCTGGCGGCGGTGGGAAGCTACGGGCGAGGCGCCGTCGCGCTGCGCAGCGATCTCGATCTGCGCATCATCGCGCGCGACGTGCAGGAGGCGGCGACGGTGGTGGAGTCGCTGCTGTATCCGCTCTGGGACATGGGGGTCTCGGTGGGGCACCAGGTGGTGAGCATCGAGGACCTGATCGCGTCGGCGCGCGATGATCTGCCGTCGGCGACGACGCTGCTGGACTGGCGGCACCTGGCCGGGGATCGGGATCTGTCGGAGTCGCTCTGGCAGCGGGCGGTGACCGGGCTGCTCGCGCACTCGGAGCTGCCGCTGTTCATCGAGCGGCTGCGGCAAGAGGTGGAGCAGCGGCACGCGCGGTTCGGTGGGTCGGTGTACCTGCTCGAGCCGGACGTGAAGAACGGGGCAGGGGGGCTCCGGGATCTCGACATCGCGCGGTGGGCGAGCAAGGCGCGCTGGGGCGCGGGCGAGGTGGAGGCGCTGGTGCGCTTCGGGGCGCTGGTCACGCGGGAGGCGGCAGAGATCCGGGCGGCCGAGGACACGCTGTGGCGGCTGCGCAACCTGCTCCACGCGGGGGCGAACCGGCGGAACGATCGGCTGACGTTCGACAAGCAGGAGGCGTGCGCGGCGGCGCTCGGCTACGGCGCCGGGGACGAAGCGGTGGAGCGGATGATGAGCGACTACTACCGGAGCGCTCGCACCATCTCCCGCACGCTGGAGATGCTCCTGACGCGCGCGACGCCGACGTTGACGCGACGGCGGCGGCACGAGGAGGATCTGGGCGGTGGGCTGCGCCTCTTCGATGGGTGCGTGGCGCTGGCGAACCCGCCGGATCTGCGCACGGATCCGGCGCTCGCGCTGCGCGCGTTCTCCGTCGCGGTGGAGCGGGGGTTGCCGCTCCTGGGGCCGACGCGGGAGGCCATCGCGCGGGCGTCGGCGGAGCCCGCGTTCTGCGCTGCGCTGCGAGAGAGCGCGGAGGCGGCGCAGCGGTTCCTCGCGCTGCTCGTGACGTGCAAGGAGACGCAGCTCAAGAGCGGCTCGCCCATCCGGGAGATGCACGAGCTGGGGCTCTTGCTGGCGATGATCCCGGAATTCTCTCCGGTGGTCGGGCGGGTCCACCACGACGTGTACCACGTGTACACGGTCGACGTTCATTCGGTGGCGGCCGTGGATCGGCTGGCCGAGGTGACGCGCGGGGATCTGGCGGCGGAGTTCGGTCTGCCATGCCGGCTGGCGGCGGAGGTGAGCCGGCCCGAGGTGCTGTTCGCGGCGACGCTGCTGCACGACGTGGGCAAGGCGATCGGGGGCACGGAGCACAGCCAGCGGGGTGCGGAGATGGCCCAGGGGATCCTGGCGCGGCTGGGGTTGCCACCGCAGGACGTGGCGGAGGCGTGCCACCTCATCCTGAAGCACCTGGTGATGTACCACGTGGCGACGCGGCGGGATCTGGACGACCCGGCGGCGATCGCCGAGTTCTGCCGCGAGGTGAACGGGCGCGAGGGGCTGCGGAACCTGTACCTGCTCACGGTGGCGGATCTGTCGACGACCAGCCCGACGTCGATGACGTCGTGGAAGGCGCGGATGCTGGACGAGCTGTACCTGGCGGCGGATGCCTCCCTTGCCGGGCAGGTGGTCGACGACGAGCGGCTCGATCGGGCCGTGGCCGAGGCCACGCGGGCGGTGGCGTCGGTGCCGCTCGCGGAGGAGGCGGAGCGGGCGGAGTTGCACGCGTTCACGAGGGATTATCTGGCCTCGATGCCCGAGCGTTACCTGCTGTCGAACGGGGCGCCGGCGATCGCGGCACACGCGACGGTGGCGTGGGAGCAAGAGCGCTCGCAGGCGCTGGCGAGGGTTGCGCTCGTGCCGTCGCGTCATCCAGAGGCGGCGGAGCTGTGCGTGGCGGCGTGGGATCGTCCCGGCTTGCTCGCGGCGCTCACCGCGGCCATCGCCGCATCGCGTCTGGTGGTGCACGCGGCGCAGATCCACTCGCGGACGACGGGGGCGGGGCAGATCCAGGCGGTGGATCTCTTCTGGGTGCGTGATCGGGGCGATGGGGTGGAGGGGGTGGCGCGCTCGATCCCGAAGCTCGTTCGCGACATGCACGCGGTGCTCTCGGGGGAGGTGGAGGGAGCGGCGCTGGTGCAGCAGCGGGCGGCGTCGTTCCGGGAGCGGAAGTCGCCGCGGGTGCGGACCCAGGTCAAGGTGGACAACCGGGCCTCGCCGAGGCACTCGGTGCTGGAGATCTTCACCCGGGATCGGCCAGGGTTGCTCTTCACGATCTCCGACGCGCTGTACCAGGTGGGGCTCTCGATCGCGGTGGCGAAGATCAACACCGAGGGGACACGGGTGGCCGACGTGTTCTACGTGAACGAAGCGGGGGGGGAGAAGATCGCGCCAGGGCGACGCACGGCCGAGATCCGGGAGCGGATCGAGGCGGTGCTGCGCGAGACGGAGAGAGAGGAAGGGATCGTCGGATGA